Proteins co-encoded in one Astatotilapia calliptera chromosome 18, fAstCal1.2, whole genome shotgun sequence genomic window:
- the smg7 gene encoding nonsense-mediated mRNA decay factor SMG7 isoform X4 yields the protein MNLCAQYLRQAEALKADMTDSKLGAAEVWTSRQALQDLYQKMLVTDLEYALDKKVEQDLWNHAFKNQITTLQSQAKNRANPNRSEVQANLSLFLEAASGFYTQLLQELCTVFNVDLPCRVKSSQLGIISNKQSNTSAIVTPQPSSCSYICQHCLVHLGDIARYRNQTSQAESYYRHAAQLVPSNGQPYNQLAILASSKGDHLTTIFYYCRSIAVKFPFPAASTNLQKALSKALESRDEVKTKWSVSDFIKAFIKFHGHVYLSKSLDKLDGLREKLEEQFQRLILQKAFSSQQLVHITVINLFELHHLRDLTADGSEQSYSSEQQISWFQLLGLFMSFLGVMCSRVLLNKNRGEEIMGECPLPAIKVSLDWLKLRPSVFHEAALVKRQYVWPWLVSILNSFQPKEDDLSCSSVTPLPEEFELQGFLALRPALRCLDFTKGHQGILVDRDGLPVHARHQRLISLGKWVADSQPGLIQCRVSEDGLLIFMTDIPEEAIEEPQEKEVPVLQESLNGEQTANDGGNSGLKSVLSVGKTQSSWPDSSDRPVVTFKENIKPREQSRDPTRNHHQKDGGKERRDFSKGNGAAGKTELKRDGKRKSELKKSVHEKTADAGKQVKAQTELRKTPVSEAKKTPVTQTQTTCSSQFIPIHHPGAFPPLPSRPGFPPSAYVIPSPVAFPGLQVNPGFTFSTGVSVPGPFLQQPVHTQAGTQVQAGKQSHIPYSQQRPSGPGPGQGPGSSGHGPSQAQQGQTQTPSQQALQQSVQLTMSQQQSPTKPVQQVGMGKSPPHHPGLQQYMQVQEQSSHMWNQAQAALQKVSPMQMPIKQPQQQKQQQQAFYMAAQDPLKMYEHQLQSSAQVSSMDKKMKYPDVKLQDFYWDSSYRIGDSLAVLADRMKRPSPGGICSEQDGPRGPPFELPNQTRVDSGPEVISQSSSLLPIPGFPMQEYNQNSIFSQAYGKNLPPSSKPDAPMVHQETSLYTLFEGTPWSPSLPASSDHSTPASQSPHSSNPSSLPSSPPTHNHGAMPFSNFGPIGTPDNRDRRGMDCWKASKSGAVGGFGLDYLPTTASSASDSSWHQAGSTGSSWTNQDSPMEESSSTVLLDSLKSIWSSSMMQPGPSALEQLLLQQKQKQQRGHGAMNPPH from the exons attcaAAGCTGGGggcagcagaggtgtggacgTCCCGGCAGGCCCTGCAGGACCTTTACCAGAAGATGCTGGTGACAGACCTGGAGTATGCTCTGGACAAGAAGGTGGAGCAGGATCT GTGGAATCATGCTTTCAAGAACCAGATCACCACGCTTCAGAGCCAGGCCAAGAACCGAGCCAACCCCAACCGCAGCGAGGTCCAGGCCAACCTGTCGCTGTTTCTGGAAGCTGCCAGTGGCTTCTACACACAG TTACTGCAGGAGCTGTGCACCGTGTTCAACGTGGACCTGCCCTGCCGCGTGAAGTCGTCTCAGCTCGGCATCATCAGCAATAAGCAGAGCAACACCAGCGCCATCGTCACCCCTCAGCCCAGCTCCTGCTCCTACATCTGCCAGCACTGCCTCGTCCATCTCGGAGACATCG CTCGATATCGTAACCAGACCAGCCAGGCCGAGTCCTACTACCGGCACGCAGCTCAGCTGGTTCCATCTAACG GTCAGCCCTACAACCAGCTGGCCATCCTGGCCTCCTCTAAAGGAGACCACCTCACCACCATCTTCTATTACTGCCGCAGCATTGCAGTCAAGTTCCCCTTCCCAGCAGCCTCCACCAACCTGCAGAAGGCGCTGTCCAAGGCTCTGGAGAG TCGCGATGAAGTGAAAACCAAGTGGAGCGTGTCCGATTTCATCAAGGCCTTCATCAAGTTTCACGGTCACGTCTACCTGAGTAAGAGTCTGGACAAGCTGGACGGCCTGAGAGAGAAACTGGAGGAGCAGTTTCAG AGGCTGATCCTGCAGAAAGCCTTCAGCTCTCAGCAGCTCGTCCACATCACCGTCATTAACCTGTTTGAGCTGCACCACCTCAGAGACCTGACGGCTGACGGCAGCGAGCAGAGCTACAGCAGCGAGCAGCAGATCAGCTGGTTCCAGCTCCTCGGCCTTTTCA TGTCCTTCCTGGGCGTCATGTGCAGCCGCGTGCTGCTCAACAAGAACCGCGGGGAGGAGATCATGGGCGAGTGCCCGCTGCCGGCCATCAAGGTGTCGCTGGACTGGCTCAAACTGAGGCCCAGCGTCTTCCACGAGGCCGCTCTTGTTAAACGGCAGTA tGTTTGGCCCTGGCTCGTGTCCATTCTCAACAGTTTCCAGCCCAAAGAGGACGACCTGTCCTGCTCCTCAG TCACACCCCTGCCTGAGGAGTTTGAGCTGCAGGGTTTCTTGGCTCTCCGTCCTGCTCTGAG gtgtCTGGACTTCACCAAAGGACATCAGGGCATCCTGGTGGACCGGGACGGCCTGCCGGTGCATGCCCGACACCAGCGACTCATCAGCCTGGGCAAATGGGTGGCTGACAGCCAGCCGGG ACTGATCCAGTGCAGAGTGAGCGAGGATGGCCTCCTCATCTTCATGACTGACATTCCAGAAGAGGCCATTGAGGAGCCGCAGGAAAAGGAGGTACCCGTGCTGCAGGAGTCGTTGAATGGCGAGCAGACGGCCAACGACGGCGGGAATTCCGGCCTGAAGTCCGTGCTTTCGGTGGGGAAGACTCAGAGCTCGTGGCCCGACAGCAGCGACCGTCCAGTGGTCACCTTCAAAGAGAACATCAAACCCAGAGAGCAGAGCCGTGACCCCACAAGGAACCACCATCAGAAAGATGGTGGCAAGGAGCGCCGAGACTTCTCCAAAGGCAACGGGGCCGCTGGgaaaacagagctgaagaggGATGGTAAGAGGAAGAGCGAGCTGAAGAAGAGCGTCCATGAGAAAACGGCCGATGCTGGAAAACAG GTGAAGGCACAGACAGAGCTGAGGAAGACTCCGGTGTCTGAGGCTAAGAAGACTCCTGTCACTCAGACTCAAACCACCTGCTCATCCCAGTTCATCCCAATCCATCATCCAGGAGCCTTCCCGCCTCTGCCCAGCAGACCCG GTTTCCCTCCCTCAGCCTATGTGATCCCTTCTCCCGTGGCCTTCCCTGGACTCCAGGTGAATCCGGGCTTCACCTTCTCCACCGGTGTGTCCGTCCCAGGGCCTTTCCTCCAGCAGCCTGTCCACACCCAGGCGGGCACCCAGGTCCAAGCTGGGAAGCAGTCTCACATTCCCTACAGTCAGCAGAGGCCCTCGGGCCCGGGGCCCGGTCAGGGGCCGGGATCCTCGGGACACGGCCCGTCCCAGGCTCAGCAGGGCCAGACTCAGACTCCCTCCCAGCAGGCCTTGCAGCAGTCAGTCCAGCTGACGATGAGTCAGCAGCAGTCACCCACCAAACCAGTCCAGCAGGTTGGGATGGGAAAGAGTCCACCTCACCACCCAGGACTGCAGCAG TACATGCAGGTCCAGGAGCAGTCGAGTCACATGTGGAACCAGGCCCAGGCGGCCCTGCAGAAGGTGTCTCCCATGCAGATGCCCATCAAGCAGccgcagcagcagaagcagcagcagcaggccttCTACATGGCAGCTCAGGATCCTCTGAAGATGTACGAGCACCAGCTGCAGTCGTCGGCTCAGGTCTCCAGCATGGACAAGAAGATGAAGTACCCCGACGTGAAGTTACAGGACTTCTACTGGGACTCGTCTTACAGGATCGGGGACAGCCTGGCTGTGCTGGCCGACAGAATGAAGAGGCCATCGCCGGGGGGTATCTGCTCAGAGCAGGATGGGCCCCGGGGACCCCCGTTTGAG ctGCCAAACCAGACCCGAGTGGACAGCGGCCCCGAGGTCATCAGCCAGTCGTCCTCTCTGCTGCCCATACCCGGCTTCCCCATGCAG gagTACAACCAGAACAGCATTTTCAGTCAGGCCTACGGTAAAAACCTGCCGCCCAGCTCCAAGCCCGACGCTCCCATGGTGCACCAGGAGACGTCCCTCTACACGCTGTTTGAGGGCACCCCGTGGTCCCCTTCTCTCCCCGCCAGCTCAG ATCACTCTACGCCAGCCAGCCAGTCTCCTCACTCGTCCAATCCCAGCAGCCTGCCGTCTTCCCCTCCAACCCACAACCACGGAGCCATGCCTTTCTCCAACTTTGGGCCCATCGGGACTCCGGACAACCGGGACCGCAGGGGAATGGACTGCTGGAAGGCCAGCAAGAGTG GAGCAGTCGGCGGATTCGGTCTGGACTACCTGCCAACCACGGCCTCCTCTGCATCAGACAGCAGCTGGCACCAGGCTGGATCGACGGGCAGCTCCTGGACCAATCAGGACTCTCCAATGGAGGAGTCGTCCTCCACCGTGCTGCTTGACAGCCTCAAG TCCATCTGGTCGAGCTCCATGATGCAGCCGGGCCCTTCGGCGCTGGAGCAGCTCCTCctgcagcagaagcagaagcagcagcgaGGTCACGGTGCCATGAACCCGCCTCACTGA